TGAGACCCTGCCTTTCTTCCTCGGCCATATGGTCGCTGTTTGCCCGATTGCAGGCCGCCACTGCCTCAAACCATTCGGGTGACCCCACCGCCTGGAAATCCACGGCAGCAGCGGTGTCGCGAATTTCATTATGGTCCTTGATTGCATCCCGCGTCTCATCGACCGACGTTTCGTAATCGGCCCCTTGGCCGACCCTGAGCAGCTCCGGATAGAAGAAACGCTCTTCCGCCAACGCATGCGTGTCGAGGAGCACGCGCAACCTGACCCACGTCGCCTGTAGTGCGCTGCTTTCAGTCGGCCGGAGTTCTTCGATCAAGGCGAAGAGTCGGCGTTGCTCAG
This portion of the Sphingomonas limnosediminicola genome encodes:
- a CDS encoding hemerythrin domain-containing protein, producing the protein MDITQLIADDHAEQRRLFALIEELRPTESSALQATWVRLRVLLDTHALAEERFFYPELLRVGQGADYETSVDETRDAIKDHNEIRDTAAAVDFQAVGSPEWFEAVAACNRANSDHMAEEERQGLTDFRRHADRELRHRTGVQFLQFECEHLTGKGVTPIDRHVESYIIENS